The nucleotide sequence CCTAACCACAAAGCCTGTGCTCCTCGCTTAAGATAAATACTATCAGAACTACGTAACAACCAACCCAGAACCAACATAATAATTGTAGGAATAAGTATAGAGAGTATTCTACCCACACTTCCCAATGCTTTCCAGTTCAGACTTACCAAGAAAGCTAATGCTAGAAAGATAACTAAGCTACCCAGGTAAACAAAAATCTCATTAATCCCTACTCGACGAGCTGGCACAAATTCCATTGCGCTCTTTATTTCCCTCTGCTTCAAAGCTTCTGCCTGTTCATGCGAGATTAACCCCTCTCCAACCCACTCTTCAATCTTGTTTAACAAAGATTCTGACTTAACCATAATGTGCCTCCTTTTTATTAAATTAAACTTTTACACTTTAGTGAAAAATAATAAAAATCCTCACCTAATTGTTCATCTTTTGTATATGTGTTTTAGTCAATTGTATATAAATTGTATAAATTTTGAATTATATCACGAATAAAAAAAAGATTCATAATTTTCTATAAAAATCTAATTCACTTTAATTATTTATCACACTGAAACTTGTAGTTTGAATTAGCTTCCTTGATGGGAGTGGCTTGGGAGTGTTTTTACTTTAATTATCTATCCTACTGAATTTGTTACTTTTTTTAGAATTTATAAAAATTTTAAAAAAGTTATATAATTGTAGATTAATTAATAAAAAAATTTTCTAAGTTTTAATATTTAATTAAGGTAAAGGAAAATATTATGGAAAATAAAAATGCAATAGAATTGATTGAGATAAAAGGTCATATCATTGACTCTTTAATTTTACCCCAGATATTTGATGAAATTGTAGAAGCTGGTGGTGAGTTTGAAGTAGTGGAATTTGTAATAGGAAAAACAAACATTGATGAAAGTCTGGCTAAAATAAAAATTTCCGCAATTTCTCATGAAGTTTTAGACATAATTTTATATAGATTACAAAGATTAGGAGTAGTTCCAGTTAAGGTAAAAAATGCTTCTACAACCCCAGCTCCAAAGGATGGAATTTTGCCTGATGATTTTTACTCAACTACAAACATTGCCACTAAAATTAGAATCTCTAGAAACTGGATAGATGTTCAAAATCAGGAGATGGATTGTGCAGTGGTAATTAATAAAAACCAAATCCCTGAATGTGTTCGTATGTCTAAAGTTAAGAAAGGAGATCATGTAGTAATTGGTAGAAATGGGATAAGGGTAATGCCCACCGAGAGACCGAGAGAGGGCACTTTTTTTGAATTTATGACATCCTCTGTATCCAGTGAGAAGCCTAAGAGGTTATTAATAAAAGAGATAGCAAAAAGAATGAAATTGATGAAGGAAAGTGATGGCAAGATACTATTTGTTTGTGGACCTGCAGTAGTTCATACTGGTGCTAAGAAATATTTAGTTAGATTAATTAACAATGGATATATAGATGTTCTATTTTCTGGAAATGCATTAGCAGTTCATGATTTAGAGTCAGAAATTTTTGGAACATCATTAGGCATAAGCTTGAAAAGTGGAGCTGTTACTGATGAAGGTCATGGTAATCATTTAAGAGCAATAAATATTATAAGAAATTATGGATCAATTAAAAATGCTATAGATGCTGGTGTAATAAAAGATGGGATAATGCATGCTCTTATAAAAAATAAAAAGGAATATGTATTAGCTGGTTCAATAAGGGATGATGGACCCTTGCCAGAAGTTATAACAGATGTAGTGCAAGCTCAGGATGCAATGAGGAGTAAATTAAAAGATATCAAAATGGCTTTGATGTTAGCCACTATGCTTCACTCAATAGCAGTTGGAAATCTATTACCAGCAACAGTTGAGACCTATTGTATAGATATAAATCCAGCTGTTGTTACTAAATTGACTGATAGAGGAAGTTTTCAAACAAGGGGTATGGTAACAGATATAGGTCTTTTCTTAAGAGATTTAACAAATGAATTAATTAATGTTTGGTAAAATAAACTTAAATATTAAAGCTTCTCTAAATAGTATTAATTTACCATTTAATTTATTGACCTGAAGAAAAAGGGATTGAAAAGTGACTACCAGCAACTCTGCAAGGTCAGAATCTGGGTGGCTTAGAGGGGAGACATTCCCGTCCTTCAAAGCTTGCTACAAGAACCTCCCCAATTGTCCTCTAGATCTTGTGAAGTCGATGTGCATTTGTCTCACTTAGCTCATTTACACACTATCGGATATTATAATAACTTTCGTCAAAAAGGGGAATTCACTCCCTAGTCGTTTTGGTGTATAATTCTGGTAATAGGTAATGAATAACAATTAATGAGGATAGTGTTATGAAACGCATTGGTGTGTTGACGAGTGGCGGAGATAGCCCTGGAATGAACGCCTGCATAAGAGCGGCAGTGAGGACGGGTCTTGGTCTTGGGCTGGAGGTCATGGGCATCAAACGTGGCTATAATGGGCTCATAGCTGGTGAGATGGAACCCATGGGTGCACGCTCCGTGGGCGGGATAATCCAAAGAGCAGGCACCATCTTACAGACAGCGCGATGTGAGGAGTTCAAAACACTGCAGGGGAGACGCAAGGCGCTGAGAAAGCTAAACGAGTACGGAATCGAGGGATTGGTAGTCATCGGTGGTGGTGGCTCTCTGAAGGGCGCTTTAGAGCTCCACAAGATGGGCTTCCCTGTGTTGGGCGTACCAGCCAGCATTGACAATGACATCTGTGGCACTGACATGTCCATCGGTACTGACACAGCCCTCAACACCGCGCTCGATGCCATTGACAAGATCAAAGAGACCGGCTCCTCGCACGGGCGAGCCTTTCTAGTTGAGGTAATGGGGCGGAATTGCGGATATCT is from Actinomycetota bacterium and encodes:
- a CDS encoding DUF2157 domain-containing protein yields the protein MVKSESLLNKIEEWVGEGLISHEQAEALKQREIKSAMEFVPARRVGINEIFVYLGSLVIFLALAFLVSLNWKALGSVGRILSILIPTIIMLVLGWLLRSSDSIYLKRGAQALWLG
- the pfkA gene encoding 6-phosphofructokinase — protein: MKRIGVLTSGGDSPGMNACIRAAVRTGLGLGLEVMGIKRGYNGLIAGEMEPMGARSVGGIIQRAGTILQTARCEEFKTLQGRRKALRKLNEYGIEGLVVIGGGGSLKGALELHKMGFPVLGVPASIDNDICGTDMSIGTDTALNTALDAIDKIKETGSSHGRAFLVEVMGRNCGYLALMTAIAGGAEVVLIPEKKMALEEVAEILEQAYIKGKAHALVVIAEGAKCKTSEVAAYLQKEEVGFEVRTTILGHVQRGGSPSAFDRLLATRLGESAVKKLAQGVSGMMVGLIGNKIETTSLEQVTERHKELDITFYDIAEVLAK
- a CDS encoding TIGR00300 family protein, with product MENKNAIELIEIKGHIIDSLILPQIFDEIVEAGGEFEVVEFVIGKTNIDESLAKIKISAISHEVLDIILYRLQRLGVVPVKVKNASTTPAPKDGILPDDFYSTTNIATKIRISRNWIDVQNQEMDCAVVINKNQIPECVRMSKVKKGDHVVIGRNGIRVMPTERPREGTFFEFMTSSVSSEKPKRLLIKEIAKRMKLMKESDGKILFVCGPAVVHTGAKKYLVRLINNGYIDVLFSGNALAVHDLESEIFGTSLGISLKSGAVTDEGHGNHLRAINIIRNYGSIKNAIDAGVIKDGIMHALIKNKKEYVLAGSIRDDGPLPEVITDVVQAQDAMRSKLKDIKMALMLATMLHSIAVGNLLPATVETYCIDINPAVVTKLTDRGSFQTRGMVTDIGLFLRDLTNELINVW